One Longimicrobiaceae bacterium genomic region harbors:
- a CDS encoding PTS sugar transporter subunit IIB, which yields MPIVLFRVDERLIHGQVVVGWGGPLHADRVVVVDDDIAASPWEQELYCLGVPPEIEASFMDVAGARRLLPAWRTDPRRTVVLVRDLATTRRIAEDGALRDEEVNLGGIHHAVGRERVLPYLFLSAAERAELRALAQDGVRLSARDLPGSRRVRLDELLGER from the coding sequence ATGCCGATCGTGCTCTTTCGCGTTGACGAGCGCCTGATCCACGGACAGGTGGTCGTGGGGTGGGGCGGACCGCTGCACGCGGACCGGGTGGTGGTGGTGGACGACGACATCGCGGCGAGCCCGTGGGAGCAGGAGCTGTACTGCCTGGGCGTCCCCCCCGAGATCGAGGCGTCTTTCATGGACGTCGCGGGCGCGCGGCGGCTCCTCCCCGCCTGGCGCACCGACCCCCGCCGCACCGTGGTGCTGGTGCGCGACCTGGCGACGACGCGGCGGATCGCCGAGGACGGCGCCCTCCGCGACGAGGAGGTGAACCTGGGCGGGATTCACCACGCCGTGGGGCGCGAGCGGGTCCTGCCCTACCTGTTCCTTTCGGCCGCGGAGCGCGCGGAGCTGCGTGCGCTCGCCCAGGACGGGGTGCGGCTCTCCGCCCGCGACCTCCCCGGCTCGCGCCGCGTCCGCCTGGACGAGCTGCTGGGGGAACGGTGA